One Elaeis guineensis isolate ETL-2024a chromosome 10, EG11, whole genome shotgun sequence genomic window carries:
- the LOC105059919 gene encoding receptor-like cytosolic serine/threonine-protein kinase RBK2 isoform X2 produces the protein MCLWVFSASNPMDDFVEEIGDSTPGENAEISSECSRKPPQIGAFFSAHEKDTTSLLSVSISAQDFQSLEIGKDTREATEVSSPRGVLDDGLRCLDLETSSSKTSTSCSETQLVSGNSSRWKGFFRFWKQQSMRRLSSFPPLGVPKLSRRKSNRETHVPISDSTTDYSNCYFKPTWKNFTISELQKATNNFSPENIIGKGGYAEVYKGSLENGQLVAIKMLTQGTADERTNSFLSELGIIVHVDHPNTAKLIGVGAEGGMYLVLQLSSHGSLETLLHGSKEKLSWDVRYKIATGAATGLEYLHERCQRRIIHRDIKAANVLLTDDFEPQICDFGLAMWLPDKLTHHTVSNLEGTFGYLAPEYCTHGIVDEKTDVYAFGVLLLELITGRSAVNSSQQSLVMWAKPLLEKDDIKELVDPSLNDSYDIKQVRCVAQTAYMCIQHSSVLRPRMTQVLDLLKGKEMQSESMKVLHKSLIRRTYSVELFDAEEYNATRYLNDLTQHKKLALDF, from the exons ATGTGCCTCTGGGTTTTTTCTGCAAGTAATCCAATGGATGATTTCGTAGAAGAAATTGGCGACTCAACACCAGG aGAAAATGCTGAAATATCCAGCGAATGCAGTCGAAAACCCCCTCAAATAGGAGCATTTTTTTCAGCCCATGAAAAAGATACAACCAGTTTGTTATCTGTCTCCATTTCTGCTCAAG ATTTCCAGTCACTAGAAATTGGGAAGGATACTCGAGAAGCGACCGAGGTATCGTCTCCGAGAGGAGTCCTTGATGATGGCTTAAGGTGTTTGGATTTGGAGACAAGTTCTTCAAAGACCAGCACATCCTGCTCCGAAACTCAATTGGTATCAGGCAACTCTTCCCGATGGAAGGGATTCTTTCGTTTCTGGAAGCAGCAATCAATGAGGAGATTATCCAGTTTTCCTCCACTTGGAGTTCCAAAGTTATCAAGGAGGAAGAGCAATAGGGAGACTCATGTCCCCATATCGGACTCCACTACTGATTACAGTAATTGCTATTTCAAACCTACTTGGAAGAACTTCACAATCTCAGAGCTCCAAAAAGCCACCAATAACTTTAGCCCAG AGAACATCATAGGGAAAGGTGGCTATGCTGAGGTTTACAAAGGAAGCCTAGAAAATGGGCAGCTTGTAGCAATTAAAATGCTTACCCAAGGAACAGCAGATGAAAGAACAAACAGTTTCTTATCTGAATTGGGAATCATAGTCCATGTAGATCATCCAAATACTGCCAAACTGATTGGAGTTGGGGCTGAAGGAGGCATGTATCTAGTTTTACAGCTGTCCTCTCATGGGAGTTTGGAAACTCTTCTTCATG GTTCAAAGGAAAAACTAAGTTGGGATGTAAGATACAAGATTGCCACAGGGGCAGCAACAGGTCTTGAGTATCTTCATGAAAGGTGTCAGAGGCGCATCATTCATCGAGATATCAAGGCTGCAAATGTGCTGCTTACTGATGACTTTGAACCACAG ATATGCGACTTTGGCCTTGCTATGTGGCTGCCTGACAAGTTGACTCACCACACAGTATCAAATCTTGAAGGCACGTTTGG TTATCTTGCCCCTGAGTATTGTACTCATGGGATAGTTGATGAGAAAACCGATGTATATGCTTTCGGGGTTCTATTGCTAGAGCTTATCACCGGGCGCAGCGCAGTAAATTCATCTCAACAAAGTTTAGTGATGTGG GCAAAGCCATTACTTGAAAAGGATGATATTAAGGAGCTCGTTGATCCTTCTCTAAATGATTCTTATGACATAAAGCAAGTGAGATGTGTAGCACAAACAGCTTATATGTGTATTCAGCACTCATCGGTTTTGCGACCTCGGATGACTCAG GTTTTAGATCTACTAAAAGGTAAAGAAATGCAATCTGAGTCTATGAAAGTGCTTCACAAGTCACTTATCAGGAGGACATATTCAGTGGAACTCTTCGATGCAGAAGAGTACAATGCAACAAGGTATCTGAATGATCTTACTCAACATAAGAAGCTAGCTCTGGATTTTTAA
- the LOC105059919 gene encoding receptor-like cytosolic serine/threonine-protein kinase RBK2 isoform X1, protein MCLWVFSASNPMDDFVEEIGDSTPGHPRTQEAACANTKIGFLYICSLLVSPTSIFLSFLRENAEISSECSRKPPQIGAFFSAHEKDTTSLLSVSISAQDFQSLEIGKDTREATEVSSPRGVLDDGLRCLDLETSSSKTSTSCSETQLVSGNSSRWKGFFRFWKQQSMRRLSSFPPLGVPKLSRRKSNRETHVPISDSTTDYSNCYFKPTWKNFTISELQKATNNFSPENIIGKGGYAEVYKGSLENGQLVAIKMLTQGTADERTNSFLSELGIIVHVDHPNTAKLIGVGAEGGMYLVLQLSSHGSLETLLHGSKEKLSWDVRYKIATGAATGLEYLHERCQRRIIHRDIKAANVLLTDDFEPQICDFGLAMWLPDKLTHHTVSNLEGTFGYLAPEYCTHGIVDEKTDVYAFGVLLLELITGRSAVNSSQQSLVMWAKPLLEKDDIKELVDPSLNDSYDIKQVRCVAQTAYMCIQHSSVLRPRMTQVLDLLKGKEMQSESMKVLHKSLIRRTYSVELFDAEEYNATRYLNDLTQHKKLALDF, encoded by the exons ATGTGCCTCTGGGTTTTTTCTGCAAGTAATCCAATGGATGATTTCGTAGAAGAAATTGGCGACTCAACACCAGG ACACCCTCGCACACAGGAAGCAGCATGCGCGAACACAAAAATTGGATTCCTCTATATCTGTTCTCTTCTCGTTAGTccaacatctatttttctttcttttctcagaGAAAATGCTGAAATATCCAGCGAATGCAGTCGAAAACCCCCTCAAATAGGAGCATTTTTTTCAGCCCATGAAAAAGATACAACCAGTTTGTTATCTGTCTCCATTTCTGCTCAAG ATTTCCAGTCACTAGAAATTGGGAAGGATACTCGAGAAGCGACCGAGGTATCGTCTCCGAGAGGAGTCCTTGATGATGGCTTAAGGTGTTTGGATTTGGAGACAAGTTCTTCAAAGACCAGCACATCCTGCTCCGAAACTCAATTGGTATCAGGCAACTCTTCCCGATGGAAGGGATTCTTTCGTTTCTGGAAGCAGCAATCAATGAGGAGATTATCCAGTTTTCCTCCACTTGGAGTTCCAAAGTTATCAAGGAGGAAGAGCAATAGGGAGACTCATGTCCCCATATCGGACTCCACTACTGATTACAGTAATTGCTATTTCAAACCTACTTGGAAGAACTTCACAATCTCAGAGCTCCAAAAAGCCACCAATAACTTTAGCCCAG AGAACATCATAGGGAAAGGTGGCTATGCTGAGGTTTACAAAGGAAGCCTAGAAAATGGGCAGCTTGTAGCAATTAAAATGCTTACCCAAGGAACAGCAGATGAAAGAACAAACAGTTTCTTATCTGAATTGGGAATCATAGTCCATGTAGATCATCCAAATACTGCCAAACTGATTGGAGTTGGGGCTGAAGGAGGCATGTATCTAGTTTTACAGCTGTCCTCTCATGGGAGTTTGGAAACTCTTCTTCATG GTTCAAAGGAAAAACTAAGTTGGGATGTAAGATACAAGATTGCCACAGGGGCAGCAACAGGTCTTGAGTATCTTCATGAAAGGTGTCAGAGGCGCATCATTCATCGAGATATCAAGGCTGCAAATGTGCTGCTTACTGATGACTTTGAACCACAG ATATGCGACTTTGGCCTTGCTATGTGGCTGCCTGACAAGTTGACTCACCACACAGTATCAAATCTTGAAGGCACGTTTGG TTATCTTGCCCCTGAGTATTGTACTCATGGGATAGTTGATGAGAAAACCGATGTATATGCTTTCGGGGTTCTATTGCTAGAGCTTATCACCGGGCGCAGCGCAGTAAATTCATCTCAACAAAGTTTAGTGATGTGG GCAAAGCCATTACTTGAAAAGGATGATATTAAGGAGCTCGTTGATCCTTCTCTAAATGATTCTTATGACATAAAGCAAGTGAGATGTGTAGCACAAACAGCTTATATGTGTATTCAGCACTCATCGGTTTTGCGACCTCGGATGACTCAG GTTTTAGATCTACTAAAAGGTAAAGAAATGCAATCTGAGTCTATGAAAGTGCTTCACAAGTCACTTATCAGGAGGACATATTCAGTGGAACTCTTCGATGCAGAAGAGTACAATGCAACAAGGTATCTGAATGATCTTACTCAACATAAGAAGCTAGCTCTGGATTTTTAA